From a region of the Sinorhizobium sp. B11 genome:
- a CDS encoding DUF5906 domain-containing protein, producing the protein MTAALPPKIERLAKAGFALQWLHPKSKRPIGNDWAAKPVASLADLKRTYRDGNNVGVRLGKWSVVSGLYLHIIDFDIRVPSKVDEAREKLLELLPELDLESVPTVISGSGGESRHFYILTDKPFPPKKFAHSDGFALVWDESKQRDVKKWDWELHLLATGAQAAIPPSIHPDTGQPYRWLREFDFDFLDMGIGPILPSGAVARIAEDREETEANPERQQPLGLEDDEIIAVLDDLPAAEWFEDRDQWMRVGMALHHETDGSDFGFETWCKYSKISEKFDEKDQKRVWKSFRNRAQAPFRMASLVAVAREIRAERALDSIEDDFDDVEEIDDSRTDMFDDLLGAGNGPEKSKLSKSQLKLKKAEVEFELGRGAPPKIARMNERFAVARVSSKTVILDFHADNTVTYGSVNDLHNYHENDRVPKDKTTEPLSKQWMRSKHRRSYPNGIVFAPNRVVEGAYNHWQGFSVEPDGNRSCALFLDHLLTIFCNGNEEHFWYLLGWLAHMVQKPEEKPGVAVIAIGKKGAGKDTVADYVGSLFQNHYITIGNQEQMTGKFNAHQERCLLLSVQEGFWAGDKKAEGQLKYLITSNNVMIEPKGMNAFPIKSVLRLFISSNERWVVPATQDERRFFVLNVSSQRCNDHKYFDALHNEMNNGGREALLHYLLTYDISDFQVRAVPDTEALAEQKVEGLKNVERWWHGVLYQGAFDGMGHTMADAWPAEPIRVIKSEFRDAYGRWFHKQRYQGLEASEVAFSKSLKAMLPQFEPVRVRDEGRRLRLCVVPPLPDCRDEFDRWIGAEINWPDNAIDLPIDSRNTFNDDDLFN; encoded by the coding sequence ATGACTGCAGCCCTTCCCCCGAAAATCGAGCGCCTGGCGAAAGCCGGATTCGCTCTGCAATGGCTGCACCCAAAATCAAAAAGGCCGATCGGAAACGATTGGGCTGCCAAGCCCGTCGCATCGCTCGCAGATCTCAAGCGCACATATCGCGACGGCAATAATGTCGGCGTCCGTCTCGGCAAATGGTCTGTGGTCTCAGGCCTCTACCTGCACATCATTGATTTCGACATCCGCGTGCCGTCCAAGGTCGACGAAGCGCGCGAAAAACTCCTTGAACTGCTCCCCGAACTCGATCTGGAATCAGTCCCGACCGTCATCTCGGGCTCGGGTGGTGAGAGCCGCCACTTCTATATCCTCACAGACAAGCCGTTCCCGCCCAAGAAGTTCGCTCACAGCGACGGTTTCGCCCTGGTGTGGGATGAAAGCAAGCAGCGCGACGTCAAGAAGTGGGATTGGGAGCTCCATCTCCTCGCGACCGGCGCGCAGGCGGCTATTCCACCCTCCATACATCCTGACACCGGACAGCCGTATCGCTGGCTGCGCGAGTTCGACTTTGATTTTCTGGATATGGGCATCGGGCCAATCCTGCCGTCAGGGGCAGTCGCCCGAATCGCCGAGGACAGGGAAGAGACCGAGGCCAATCCGGAGCGCCAGCAGCCTCTCGGCCTAGAAGATGATGAGATTATTGCCGTCCTCGACGACTTGCCGGCAGCGGAATGGTTTGAAGACCGCGACCAGTGGATGCGAGTCGGCATGGCTCTGCATCATGAGACCGATGGTTCGGATTTCGGCTTCGAGACGTGGTGCAAGTATTCCAAGATCAGCGAGAAGTTCGACGAGAAAGACCAAAAGCGTGTCTGGAAATCGTTCAGGAACCGGGCACAGGCGCCGTTCCGCATGGCCAGTCTCGTCGCGGTCGCGCGGGAAATCAGGGCAGAACGCGCGCTCGATTCGATCGAGGATGACTTTGACGATGTCGAGGAGATCGACGACAGCCGAACAGACATGTTCGACGATCTCCTTGGCGCCGGGAACGGTCCCGAGAAGTCAAAGCTGTCGAAATCACAGCTGAAGCTGAAGAAAGCTGAAGTCGAGTTCGAGCTCGGCCGCGGCGCACCGCCGAAGATCGCCAGGATGAACGAACGATTTGCTGTGGCACGTGTCAGCAGCAAAACCGTGATCCTGGACTTTCATGCTGACAACACCGTCACTTACGGCTCCGTCAACGACCTACATAATTACCACGAAAACGACCGCGTACCCAAAGACAAGACAACCGAGCCTCTGTCCAAGCAGTGGATGCGCTCGAAACATCGTCGATCATATCCGAACGGCATTGTTTTTGCACCGAACCGCGTAGTCGAAGGTGCCTATAACCATTGGCAGGGCTTCTCGGTCGAGCCCGACGGCAACAGATCCTGCGCGCTCTTCCTAGATCACCTGCTGACGATATTCTGCAATGGTAATGAGGAGCATTTCTGGTACCTGTTAGGCTGGCTTGCTCACATGGTCCAGAAGCCCGAGGAGAAGCCGGGCGTTGCGGTCATTGCGATCGGCAAGAAGGGCGCTGGCAAGGACACTGTCGCGGACTACGTGGGCAGTCTCTTCCAGAATCACTACATCACGATCGGCAATCAGGAGCAGATGACGGGCAAGTTCAACGCTCATCAGGAGCGCTGCTTGCTGCTTAGCGTTCAAGAAGGCTTCTGGGCCGGCGACAAGAAGGCTGAAGGCCAGCTTAAATATCTTATCACATCCAACAACGTGATGATCGAGCCGAAGGGCATGAATGCATTCCCGATCAAATCGGTCCTGCGCCTCTTCATCTCGTCGAATGAGCGGTGGGTGGTCCCGGCAACTCAGGATGAGAGGCGCTTCTTTGTCCTGAATGTCTCGTCTCAACGCTGTAACGACCACAAGTATTTCGACGCCCTGCACAACGAGATGAATAACGGCGGGCGCGAGGCGCTGCTGCACTATCTCCTAACCTACGATATTTCCGATTTCCAGGTCCGTGCCGTTCCGGACACCGAGGCTCTCGCAGAGCAGAAGGTGGAGGGCCTTAAGAACGTCGAGCGCTGGTGGCACGGGGTGCTTTACCAGGGTGCCTTCGATGGCATGGGCCACACAATGGCAGATGCGTGGCCGGCCGAGCCTATACGCGTAATCAAATCAGAGTTCCGAGATGCCTATGGCCGCTGGTTTCACAAACAGCGTTATCAGGGGCTGGAGGCCAGTGAGGTAGCATTCTCCAAAAGTTTGAAGGCGATGCTCCCACAATTCGAACCGGTGAGAGTCCGCGACGAAGGCAGACGACTCCGGCTTTGCGTAGTCCCTCCCCTTCCCGACTGCCGTGACGAGTTTGATCGCTGGATAGGCGCCGAAATCAACTGGCCGGATAACGCCATTGATCTTCCCATTGATTCCCGCAATACTTTCAATGATGACGATCTATTCAACTAA
- a CDS encoding thermonuclease family protein codes for MVDGDTIVINDVRIRLAGIDAPELDHPFGKQAKWALVQLCKGQIVTARIRPELSYDRVVAECFLADGSDLSAELVRRGLALDWPKFSGGKYRHLETADARRKLWRADARQRGKLRIQTDD; via the coding sequence GTGGTCGATGGCGACACCATTGTCATTAATGACGTTCGCATTCGCTTGGCAGGAATAGACGCACCGGAGCTCGATCACCCTTTCGGCAAACAGGCCAAATGGGCGCTGGTCCAATTGTGCAAGGGGCAGATCGTGACGGCTCGGATCAGGCCAGAGCTCTCTTATGACCGCGTGGTAGCCGAGTGCTTTCTCGCGGATGGGAGCGATTTGTCAGCCGAACTCGTTCGCCGCGGCCTCGCCCTAGACTGGCCGAAGTTTTCGGGTGGGAAATATCGGCACCTTGAAACGGCAGATGCACGCCGAAAGCTATGGCGCGCCGACGCTCGCCAACGCGGTAAGCTGCGTATTCAGACCGATGATTAG
- a CDS encoding nucleotide-binding protein: protein MENTKELLNLSEKFEHCSEFPNSEIELQKLDALTKAADEIGKSFSGSWLGYHSKVYYDGFREPQPGRHFSQEWGLMRVRASRGGSPWEEMPAKTVTEAVLKKAGNPNLDRLREAERDASKSFDELIATLTSILHQEHDALPSDRFIDKLLEDAECLRRFTTLEVADQWAPKGQIMTRDSTAVSQGNIAPPHVLVRAEAISIQNTFDICKKAAAIAKKAASHIERRERKLRRESRVGTDVFIGHGRSLLWRELKDFVSDRLHLPWNEFNRIPVAGMTNIARLSEMLESAAIALVIMTAEDELADGELQARMNVIHEVGLFQGRLGFSRAIVLVEEGCKMFSNIDGLGQIRFPKGNIKATFEEVRAVMEREGLV from the coding sequence ATGGAAAATACGAAAGAACTACTTAACTTGAGCGAGAAGTTCGAGCATTGCTCTGAGTTCCCTAACAGTGAAATTGAGCTACAGAAACTTGATGCACTGACAAAGGCTGCGGATGAAATCGGAAAGTCGTTTTCTGGGTCGTGGCTCGGTTACCACTCCAAGGTCTACTATGACGGATTTCGCGAGCCCCAACCAGGACGCCATTTCAGCCAAGAATGGGGGCTGATGAGAGTGCGGGCTTCAAGGGGTGGGAGCCCTTGGGAGGAAATGCCGGCTAAAACCGTGACGGAAGCTGTCCTGAAAAAAGCGGGTAATCCGAACCTAGATAGGCTGCGGGAGGCTGAGCGTGACGCAAGTAAGAGTTTCGACGAATTGATAGCGACGTTGACGTCAATTCTGCATCAAGAGCATGACGCCCTTCCTTCTGACAGATTCATCGACAAACTATTGGAAGATGCCGAATGCCTGCGCCGCTTCACTACGCTCGAAGTCGCTGATCAGTGGGCGCCAAAGGGGCAGATAATGACCCGCGACTCAACCGCCGTAAGCCAAGGGAATATCGCGCCGCCACACGTCCTCGTTCGCGCCGAGGCGATATCCATTCAAAACACTTTTGACATCTGCAAGAAGGCGGCTGCGATTGCCAAAAAGGCAGCGTCGCACATCGAACGCCGCGAACGCAAACTGCGCAGGGAGAGCCGAGTGGGCACAGACGTCTTTATTGGTCACGGTCGCTCGCTTTTGTGGCGCGAGCTCAAGGATTTCGTCTCCGATCGACTGCACCTCCCTTGGAACGAATTCAATCGAATCCCTGTTGCAGGAATGACAAACATTGCCAGGCTCTCGGAAATGCTTGAAAGCGCGGCAATTGCTTTGGTCATCATGACGGCCGAAGACGAATTGGCCGATGGTGAATTGCAGGCCAGAATGAACGTGATCCATGAGGTCGGCCTATTTCAGGGACGACTAGGGTTTTCAAGGGCCATCGTGCTCGTCGAGGAAGGATGTAAAATGTTCTCGAACATCGATGGGTTGGGACAGATCCGTTTTCCGAAAGGGAACATTAAAGCGACATTCGAAGAAGTCCGTGCAGTGATGGAGCGTGAGGGGCTAGTTTGA
- a CDS encoding phage portal protein — protein MSAVYDSESAELLGLSVKAMASDAYDGASRFSKELASYSPAVRSADADLLPAKQLADARTRDTTRNDAYVAGGATLRKDNIVGSYYMLNAKPVTTVLFGKEDDKWEDEYQEEVEEKFGLWAESLDNWPDAARTNTLTGLVRMAVDTHTVYGEALASVEWLRDQPRMFSTAIQMIDTDRLSTPPELTGDPMVRGGIRRNQYGAPQTYYVRMAHPSDWMTTDSYKWKPIDIRKPWGRLQMIHIFEQLRPDQSRGISAMVAALSEMKMTKNYRQMVLQQAVMYASYAATIESELPTEAIFAQLGGSDVTPERIQAALSGYMGGHYQTLDQFMTGAKNLHVNGLKIPHLPPGTKFKMQAPGQGGPLGSEFEQSLLRHIAAALGVSYEQLSKDYSKTNYSSARAAMTETYKAMLSIKRMVADRFASSVYTLWLEEALNKGEITSVRRNMPSFYEKQFKDAYTACDWVGASRGQVDELKETPAAILRINNGLSDLETENARLGADWRKRMRQMKREMEWKDFYKILQNPTDSTNQQKAA, from the coding sequence ATGTCAGCAGTCTACGATTCCGAAAGCGCCGAACTCCTTGGTCTTAGCGTCAAAGCTATGGCCTCGGATGCTTACGACGGTGCCTCCCGCTTCTCGAAAGAGCTCGCCTCCTACAGCCCGGCAGTCCGCTCGGCCGATGCCGACTTGCTTCCGGCGAAGCAACTGGCCGATGCCCGCACGCGCGACACCACGCGCAATGACGCCTATGTCGCTGGCGGCGCCACCCTGCGCAAGGACAACATCGTCGGCTCCTATTACATGCTGAACGCCAAGCCGGTGACGACCGTTCTGTTCGGCAAGGAAGACGACAAGTGGGAAGACGAGTATCAGGAAGAGGTTGAAGAGAAATTCGGTCTGTGGGCCGAGTCCCTCGACAACTGGCCCGACGCCGCTCGCACCAACACGTTGACCGGCCTAGTCCGCATGGCCGTCGATACGCACACCGTCTACGGTGAAGCACTGGCCTCGGTCGAGTGGCTGCGTGATCAGCCGCGCATGTTCAGCACCGCGATCCAGATGATCGACACCGATCGCCTGTCGACGCCTCCCGAGTTGACGGGAGATCCCATGGTGCGCGGCGGCATCCGTCGCAATCAGTACGGCGCACCCCAGACCTATTACGTTCGCATGGCCCATCCGAGCGACTGGATGACGACGGATTCCTACAAGTGGAAGCCGATCGACATTCGCAAGCCGTGGGGCCGCCTGCAGATGATCCATATCTTCGAGCAGCTTCGGCCCGACCAGAGCCGCGGTATTTCCGCCATGGTCGCCGCGCTCTCCGAAATGAAGATGACGAAGAACTATCGTCAGATGGTTCTTCAGCAGGCGGTCATGTACGCCAGCTACGCCGCGACGATCGAATCTGAGCTTCCGACGGAAGCCATCTTCGCGCAGCTCGGTGGCAGTGACGTGACACCGGAGCGAATCCAGGCAGCGCTTTCAGGCTATATGGGCGGTCATTACCAGACGCTCGACCAGTTCATGACCGGTGCAAAGAACCTGCACGTGAACGGTCTGAAGATCCCGCACCTGCCGCCCGGCACCAAGTTCAAAATGCAGGCACCAGGGCAGGGTGGTCCGCTCGGCAGTGAGTTCGAGCAGTCGCTCCTTCGCCATATCGCTGCTGCGCTCGGTGTTTCCTACGAGCAGCTGTCGAAGGACTATAGCAAGACGAACTACTCGTCTGCTCGCGCCGCGATGACCGAGACTTACAAGGCGATGCTGTCGATCAAGCGCATGGTCGCCGACCGGTTCGCGTCGAGCGTCTACACGCTCTGGCTCGAGGAAGCCCTCAACAAGGGTGAGATCACGTCCGTCCGGCGCAACATGCCGAGTTTCTACGAGAAGCAATTCAAGGATGCCTACACCGCCTGCGATTGGGTTGGCGCGAGCCGTGGCCAGGTCGACGAGCTGAAAGAAACGCCGGCCGCGATCCTGCGCATCAACAATGGTCTGTCCGATCTCGAAACCGAGAACGCCCGCCTCGGCGCCGACTGGCGCAAGCGCATGCGTCAGATGAAGCGCGAGATGGAGTGGAAGGACTTCTACAAGATCCTTCAGAACCCGACCGACTCCACGAACCAGCAGAAAGCCGCCTGA
- a CDS encoding S49 family peptidase: protein MTDTNALLATFHDMPAMVNPGMQAMFEAFLRSAQTTLTQIETPKGKVAMQDDFWPAPDSWLAAYRPYVVKDGILMIPVKGVLLFGVGYAIGDYATGYVYITKALERGLADPNVKGIALIVDSPGGHVAGNFDLADKIFAARVQKPIHAFAAENAYSAAYSIASACKTVTVARTGGVGSIGVVTIHLDVSKAMDNAGLKVTFIHYGQHKVDGNGYQALPADVRDRIQARIDGFGELFVSTVARNRKLDAQAVRDTEALTFGADEALALGLADKIGTIDDAAVNFAAYLSTPEEGTMIGNGQTGSAIVAPVVQAPPLSKAELALRHAGFSPRGPVSGHTSASYLTTPKEETMTASSSAASRVPAPKAEPLSKAERALRAAGFPPGDPVSERASATFEPDRIRNGSSAVTPSSAGRRSPLMSKAERALQQFFPAQKG from the coding sequence ATGACGGATACCAACGCTTTGCTTGCGACCTTCCATGATATGCCGGCCATGGTGAACCCCGGCATGCAAGCCATGTTTGAAGCATTCCTCCGATCCGCGCAAACCACGCTCACCCAGATAGAGACGCCGAAAGGCAAAGTCGCGATGCAGGATGACTTCTGGCCGGCGCCGGACAGCTGGCTTGCAGCCTATCGCCCCTATGTCGTGAAAGACGGGATTCTGATGATCCCCGTCAAAGGCGTGCTTCTGTTCGGTGTCGGTTACGCGATAGGGGACTACGCTACTGGCTATGTCTACATCACGAAGGCGCTTGAGCGCGGCCTAGCGGACCCGAATGTCAAAGGTATCGCGCTCATAGTTGACTCTCCTGGCGGCCATGTCGCCGGCAATTTCGATCTGGCTGACAAGATTTTTGCCGCCCGCGTTCAGAAGCCGATTCATGCTTTTGCTGCCGAAAATGCCTACTCGGCCGCCTATTCGATCGCGTCGGCCTGCAAGACGGTGACGGTCGCCAGGACCGGAGGAGTCGGCTCGATCGGCGTCGTCACCATCCATCTGGACGTTAGCAAGGCCATGGATAACGCGGGTTTGAAGGTGACCTTCATCCACTATGGCCAGCATAAGGTCGACGGGAATGGCTATCAGGCGTTGCCGGCCGACGTCAGGGACAGGATCCAGGCTCGCATCGATGGCTTTGGTGAGCTTTTCGTATCGACGGTGGCACGGAATCGAAAGCTTGATGCGCAAGCGGTTCGGGATACTGAGGCGCTTACATTTGGCGCCGATGAAGCGCTTGCATTGGGCCTGGCCGACAAGATCGGGACCATCGACGACGCTGCCGTGAACTTTGCGGCATACCTTTCCACTCCGGAGGAAGGCACCATGATTGGAAACGGGCAGACCGGATCGGCTATCGTTGCGCCTGTGGTGCAAGCCCCGCCGCTTTCAAAGGCCGAGTTGGCCTTGCGGCATGCCGGTTTTTCGCCTCGTGGGCCTGTCTCAGGACACACTTCTGCCTCCTACCTCACCACACCAAAGGAAGAGACCATGACCGCAAGCAGTTCCGCGGCGTCGAGGGTGCCAGCGCCGAAAGCCGAACCACTATCGAAGGCTGAGCGAGCATTGCGGGCAGCCGGTTTTCCACCTGGAGATCCTGTATCGGAACGCGCATCCGCCACGTTCGAACCTGACCGAATCCGGAACGGATCATCGGCCGTGACACCTTCTTCGGCGGGACGACGCAGCCCATTGATGTCGAAGGCAGAACGCGCGCTTCAACAGTTCTTTCCAGCACAAAAAGGTTGA
- a CDS encoding DUF982 domain-containing protein gives MSQEKSDIHLSIWDIPVYVRIGRGMTETIDGPQEALNYLSNRWPAERGPHYERARSACDLAITRFGSLGEAREAFVAAAIEVNILAR, from the coding sequence ATGAGCCAGGAGAAAAGCGACATCCACCTATCCATTTGGGACATACCGGTTTATGTCAGAATTGGTCGCGGGATGACCGAGACAATCGACGGCCCACAGGAAGCCTTGAATTATCTTTCCAACAGATGGCCAGCCGAACGTGGCCCGCACTACGAACGAGCTCGGAGTGCTTGTGACCTTGCCATCACGCGATTTGGCTCATTGGGAGAGGCCCGCGAGGCCTTCGTCGCGGCCGCAATCGAGGTCAATATATTGGCGCGATAG
- a CDS encoding CopG family transcriptional regulator has protein sequence MVTSDTATRLEDAADRIGDISRADVQILLRRAALLLRNSGSIAFDDEIEEALRDLSDEFGKTRNDTVRIIVREWMEKNTYLPVHMLDEDGDVDGKA, from the coding sequence ATGGTCACATCCGACACCGCCACCCGCCTCGAAGATGCCGCTGATCGGATCGGCGACATTTCCAGGGCCGACGTGCAGATATTGCTCCGCCGCGCCGCGTTGCTCTTACGCAACTCCGGATCGATCGCCTTCGACGACGAGATAGAAGAGGCTCTTCGGGATCTGTCTGACGAGTTCGGCAAGACGCGCAATGATACCGTTCGCATCATCGTCCGGGAGTGGATGGAAAAGAACACCTATCTGCCGGTGCATATGCTCGACGAAGATGGCGATGTTGATGGGAAAGCCTGA
- the murA gene encoding UDP-N-acetylglucosamine 1-carboxyvinyltransferase, producing MDRIRIVGGNELNGIIPISGAKNAALPLMIASLLTSDTLTLENVPHLADVELLMRILGNHGVDVAVNGRRERQEDSYARTIHFTCRTIVDTTAPYELVSKMRASFWVIGPLLAREGHCRVSLPGGCAIGTRPVDLFIDGLTALGATMEIDGGYINAKAPQGGLIGTHYTFPKVSVGATHVLMMAATLARGTTVIGNAAREPEVVDLANCLNAMGAKVSGAGTSTITIEGVTSLSGARHRVLPDRIETGTYAMAVAMAGGDVVLENTDVGLLETALETLRRAGAEISSTNNGMRIKRNGAGIQPVDIVTDPFPGFPTDLQAQFMALMTRSSGVSHVTETIFENRFMHVQELARLGAKISLSGQTAKIEGVQRLKGAPVMATDLRASVSLVIAGLAAEGETTVSRVYHLDRGFERLEEKLTRCGAIVERVSE from the coding sequence ATGGATCGTATCAGAATTGTCGGCGGTAATGAGCTCAATGGCATCATTCCGATCTCCGGCGCCAAGAATGCCGCGCTGCCGCTGATGATCGCCTCGCTTTTGACGAGCGATACGCTGACGCTGGAAAACGTACCGCATCTTGCCGATGTCGAGTTGCTGATGCGCATCCTTGGCAATCACGGCGTCGATGTGGCCGTCAACGGCCGCCGCGAGCGCCAGGAAGATTCCTACGCCCGCACGATCCATTTTACCTGCCGCACCATCGTTGATACCACCGCGCCCTATGAGTTGGTCTCGAAGATGCGCGCCTCCTTCTGGGTCATCGGTCCGCTTCTCGCCCGCGAAGGCCATTGCCGTGTTTCCCTGCCGGGCGGCTGCGCCATCGGCACGCGTCCGGTCGATCTCTTCATCGACGGTCTGACCGCGCTCGGCGCGACGATGGAAATCGATGGCGGCTATATCAATGCCAAGGCGCCGCAGGGCGGTCTCATCGGCACGCATTACACCTTCCCCAAGGTGTCCGTTGGCGCAACGCATGTGCTGATGATGGCGGCAACACTTGCCCGCGGTACGACCGTGATCGGCAATGCCGCACGCGAGCCTGAGGTCGTCGACCTTGCCAACTGCCTGAACGCCATGGGCGCCAAGGTTTCCGGCGCCGGCACCTCGACCATTACGATCGAAGGCGTCACCTCGCTCTCGGGTGCCCGCCATCGTGTCCTGCCTGACCGCATCGAGACAGGCACCTACGCCATGGCAGTCGCCATGGCCGGCGGCGACGTCGTGCTTGAAAATACCGATGTTGGCCTCTTGGAAACGGCTCTCGAAACGCTTCGCCGCGCCGGAGCGGAGATTTCGTCGACGAACAATGGCATGCGCATCAAGCGCAACGGCGCCGGCATCCAGCCGGTCGATATCGTCACCGATCCCTTCCCGGGCTTCCCGACCGACCTGCAGGCGCAGTTCATGGCGCTGATGACCCGCTCTTCCGGTGTCTCGCATGTCACGGAGACCATCTTCGAAAACCGTTTCATGCATGTGCAGGAACTCGCCCGCCTTGGCGCGAAGATCTCGCTCTCCGGCCAGACGGCCAAGATCGAAGGTGTCCAGCGGCTGAAGGGCGCCCCCGTCATGGCGACCGATCTTCGCGCTTCCGTCTCCCTCGTCATCGCCGGCCTTGCCGCCGAAGGCGAAACCACGGTGTCCCGCGTCTATCACCTCGATCGCGGCTTCGAGCGGCTGGAAGAAAAGCTGACCCGCTGCGGCGCCATCGTCGAACGCGTCAGCGAGTAA
- a CDS encoding DUF2948 family protein gives MTDLKLVALDAEDLVVISAHVQDSVFKVADIDWSPRDKQFAIAANRFVWEEAARKRKGFERRRAALVFKRVLSVRSIGIDRARRDDVLSLLALQFEQKGEGPEGTLELSLSGAASIILDVECIEMQLADVGGAWETGSKPRHPGT, from the coding sequence ATGACCGACCTGAAACTTGTTGCGCTCGATGCCGAGGACCTGGTGGTCATTTCCGCACATGTGCAGGACAGTGTCTTCAAGGTAGCCGATATAGACTGGTCGCCGCGCGACAAGCAGTTCGCAATTGCCGCCAACCGGTTCGTCTGGGAAGAAGCGGCCCGAAAACGCAAAGGTTTTGAGCGCCGTCGTGCGGCCCTCGTATTCAAGCGCGTGCTATCCGTCCGCTCGATCGGCATCGACCGCGCCCGCCGCGATGACGTGCTGTCGCTGCTTGCCCTGCAATTCGAGCAGAAGGGCGAAGGGCCGGAAGGCACGCTCGAGCTCTCGCTGTCCGGCGCGGCCTCCATCATTCTCGATGTCGAATGCATTGAAATGCAGCTTGCCGATGTCGGCGGCGCCTGGGAAACGGGTTCCAAGCCGCGTCATCCCGGCACCTGA